In Clostridium botulinum BKT015925, one DNA window encodes the following:
- a CDS encoding ABC transporter permease, translating into MSENIENSYQLIFAEAEKYIPILSLWWSTFIFKEYIDGDGNEVLYCIGSSSKLKIQHITLIFIWYIIHVSILFLGYSFFLDNVLLEFLKTIIQCFFFSSIAYMLIYTLKSTTISFMFLLIYELLCLFVRCEFIKYMSIFEGEQILSVQLISTKYAVFFLVGILFLLIGMYKNKRFYY; encoded by the coding sequence ATGTCAGAGAACATTGAAAATTCGTATCAACTAATATTTGCAGAGGCTGAAAAGTATATACCTATTTTATCTTTATGGTGGAGTACCTTTATATTTAAAGAATACATTGATGGAGACGGAAATGAAGTTTTATATTGTATTGGATCCTCAAGTAAACTTAAAATACAGCATATTACATTGATATTTATTTGGTATATTATACACGTTAGTATCTTATTTTTAGGATATAGCTTCTTTTTGGATAATGTATTATTAGAATTTTTAAAAACAATTATTCAGTGTTTTTTCTTCAGTTCAATAGCATATATGCTTATTTATACATTAAAGTCAACTACTATAAGTTTTATGTTTTTACTTATATATGAATTATTATGTCTTTTTGTAAGATGTGAATTTATAAAATATATGAGTATATTTGAAGGTGAACAAATACTTTCAGTTCAACTTATATCCACAAAATATGCTGTATTCTTTTTAGTAGGAATCTTATTTTTACTAATTGGTATGTATAAAAATAAAAGATTTTATTATTAG
- a CDS encoding DNA polymerase beta superfamily protein encodes MNIDEIKQKLRSQEYDFLRTNEHLGNNIILLTTGGSYAYGTNIDTEEHTSDLDIRGICVERPEEIIGLSSFEQFENKETDTTIYGLRKVIKLLLNCNPNVIEILGTKDEHLFICTKAGKLLRDNLDLFISKKAIASFGGYSTAQLRRLQNALARDSYPQKEKEEHILKSIESQMLTMKDRYKEVKNEELKLYIDKSDKEDLESEIFIDISLKHYPLRDFKNIYSEMTQIVKDYDKLTHRNSKKDTLHLNKHAMHLIRLLLMGTEILEGKGVNTHREKDIELLLNIRNGKYSYNEIFEMVNDYDKQFKYAAEHTELQNNPDYKKVEELVMEINRGVINGQ; translated from the coding sequence TTGAATATAGATGAAATTAAACAAAAATTACGATCACAAGAATATGATTTCCTTAGGACCAATGAACATTTAGGGAATAATATAATTTTACTAACAACAGGAGGAAGCTATGCTTATGGCACAAATATAGACACAGAAGAGCATACTTCAGATTTAGACATAAGGGGGATATGCGTTGAAAGACCAGAAGAGATAATAGGCTTATCAAGTTTTGAGCAGTTTGAAAATAAAGAAACAGATACAACAATATATGGTCTTAGAAAAGTTATTAAGTTACTTTTAAATTGCAATCCTAATGTAATTGAAATCTTAGGTACAAAAGATGAACATTTATTTATATGTACAAAGGCAGGAAAACTATTAAGAGATAATTTAGATTTATTCATATCTAAAAAAGCTATAGCAAGTTTTGGTGGATATTCAACTGCTCAGCTTAGAAGATTACAAAATGCATTAGCTAGAGATTCTTACCCTCAAAAGGAAAAAGAAGAACATATTTTAAAAAGTATAGAATCTCAAATGCTTACAATGAAAGATAGATATAAAGAAGTTAAAAATGAGGAATTAAAATTATATATAGATAAGTCAGATAAAGAAGATTTAGAAAGTGAAATATTCATAGACATTAGCCTAAAACATTATCCATTGAGAGATTTTAAAAATATATATTCAGAAATGACTCAGATAGTTAAAGATTATGACAAGCTAACACATAGAAATAGTAAAAAGGATACCCTACATTTAAACAAACATGCTATGCATTTAATTAGGTTATTATTAATGGGTACTGAGATATTAGAAGGCAAAGGCGTTAATACTCATAGAGAAAAGGATATAGAATTATTGTTAAATATAAGAAACGGTAAATATTCTTATAATGAAATTTTTGAAATGGTAAATGATTATGATAAACAATTTAAATATGCAGCAGAGCATACAGAATTACAAAATAACCCTGATTACAAAAAAGTAGAAGAATTAGTTATGGAGATAAATAGAGGTGTTATAAATGGACAATAA
- a CDS encoding CCA tRNA nucleotidyltransferase, whose amino-acid sequence MDNNMEIKMPKCVGYIIHKLQEFNYEAYIVGGCVRDSLLKKTPNDWDITTSALPNKVVDIFQNLGYKIIPTGLKHGTVTIVINNEHYEVTTYRIDGEYEDNRHPKKVEFTRNLKEDLSRRDFTINSMAYNDKDGLVDYFNSKNDLESGIVKSVGDPMKRFSEDALRILRAYRFAAQLGFVIEDETLSATMQVKDNLKSISIERIRDEIDKMLLANSSIFFELSKFGVLEVILPELYQCFNVEQNNPYHVKNVFNHIINATLNIEPKLHLKLTMLLHDICKPQCKTTDEKGIDHFYNHAELSSNKSKEILKRMKYDNNTIDKVSTLVKYHDREIGSNKSIRKLLSLIGEDNFRDLLKVKEADIKAQNLKYYDERHNKLIEIEHKLNDIISKNQCFSLKDLKVNGRDLIELGYTGKEIGHILNDLLEKVLENPDLNNKDTLIGMIR is encoded by the coding sequence ATGGACAATAATATGGAAATTAAAATGCCTAAGTGCGTTGGTTATATTATACATAAGTTACAAGAGTTTAATTATGAAGCATACATAGTTGGAGGATGTGTTAGGGATAGTTTATTAAAAAAAACACCTAATGATTGGGACATAACAACAAGTGCCTTACCTAATAAGGTTGTAGATATATTTCAAAATTTAGGATATAAGATAATTCCTACTGGACTAAAACACGGTACAGTAACCATAGTAATTAATAATGAACATTATGAAGTTACAACCTATAGAATTGATGGTGAATATGAAGATAATAGACATCCTAAAAAAGTAGAATTTACAAGAAACTTAAAGGAAGATTTAAGTCGTAGAGATTTTACTATTAATTCAATGGCCTATAACGATAAAGATGGATTAGTAGATTATTTTAACAGTAAAAATGACTTAGAATCAGGGATAGTTAAATCTGTAGGAGATCCTATGAAAAGATTTTCAGAAGATGCACTTAGAATATTAAGAGCTTACAGGTTTGCTGCACAACTTGGCTTTGTAATTGAAGATGAAACTTTGAGTGCAACTATGCAGGTAAAAGATAATCTTAAAAGCATCTCTATAGAAAGAATTAGAGATGAAATTGATAAGATGTTACTTGCAAATAGCAGTATATTCTTTGAATTATCTAAGTTTGGAGTACTTGAAGTTATATTACCTGAACTTTATCAATGTTTTAATGTAGAACAAAATAATCCTTATCACGTAAAGAACGTTTTTAACCATATTATAAACGCAACTTTAAATATAGAACCCAAATTACATTTAAAATTAACCATGCTATTACACGATATATGTAAGCCACAATGTAAAACAACTGATGAAAAAGGAATAGATCATTTTTATAATCATGCAGAATTATCTTCAAATAAATCTAAGGAAATTTTAAAAAGAATGAAATATGATAATAATACCATAGATAAAGTTAGTACATTAGTGAAATATCATGATAGAGAAATTGGTAGCAATAAATCCATAAGAAAGTTATTAAGTTTAATTGGTGAGGATAATTTTAGAGATTTATTAAAAGTTAAAGAAGCGGATATAAAGGCACAAAATCTTAAATATTATGATGAAAGGCATAACAAATTAATTGAAATAGAACATAAGTTAAATGATATAATTTCTAAAAATCAGTGTTTTTCATTAAAAGATTTAAAGGTTAATGGACGTGATTTAATAGAACTTGGATATACCGGAAAAGAAATTGGTCATATTCTAAATGATTTACTTGAAAAAGTTTTAGAAAATCCAGACTTAAATAATAAAGATACATTGATTGGAATGATTAGATAA